One Dehalogenimonas sp. THU2 DNA segment encodes these proteins:
- a CDS encoding twin-arginine translocation signal domain-containing protein, which translates to MGNKFHSTMSRRDFMKGLGLAGAGIGAAAAIAPSFSDLDELAASGPSARHPWWVKENELE; encoded by the coding sequence ATGGGCAACAAATTCCATTCGACAATGAGCCGCCGTGATTTCATGAAGGGCCTCGGACTGGCCGGTGCCGGCATCGGTGCCGCCGCAGCCATCGCCCCTTCCTTCAGTGATCTCGACGAACTCGCCGCTTCTGGACCTTCCGCCCGCCACCCCTGGTGGGTTAAGGAAAATGAACTCGAA